From the Tenacibaculum dicentrarchi genome, the window CTATTTGGATTTCAAGGCAAGATGTAGCTGAAATTTTATCTATTTCTATTGTTACTGTTGATGACTGGACAAAAAAAGGAATTTTATCAGCCTACCGAATAGGAAATAAAAAAAGATTTAAACGCAATGAAGTAGAAAATTCTTTAACTAAAATCAGCAAGTAAAATGGAAAATCAAAATATAACAAATACCCTATCCATTCTTGTTGATAAATTTGA encodes:
- a CDS encoding helix-turn-helix domain-containing protein, whose protein sequence is MIQQKATLVLQTTTQDLTQSILQGVEEKLNNFKIHFQPKEPTIWISRQDVAEILSISIVTVDDWTKKGILSAYRIGNKKRFKRNEVENSLTKISK